A DNA window from Actinomadura luzonensis contains the following coding sequences:
- a CDS encoding CGNR zinc finger domain-containing protein produces the protein MTLDPWRITGQQEIDSYVGRWVDRAVLLVNRLAVTAAHGREVTPPRTGRERLAALAGLLPEGVTASEADAAGLAEVAADLRPVFGTASGTAPGPASGPTSGPTSGTASGDGVGIRAASARLNDLLVRHGAVPHLHDGAERSPVLAFHRPGATLLDAWAADMGTALAMVIGVGQAARLGACQAGRCSLVFFDSTRNASRRFCDLSCQNRAKASAYRARQRS, from the coding sequence GTGACACTAGATCCCTGGCGCATCACCGGGCAACAGGAGATAGACAGCTACGTCGGCCGCTGGGTCGACCGGGCGGTGCTGCTGGTGAACCGCCTGGCCGTCACCGCCGCTCATGGCCGGGAGGTCACCCCGCCGCGCACCGGCCGCGAGCGGCTGGCCGCGCTGGCCGGCCTGCTCCCGGAGGGCGTCACGGCGAGCGAGGCCGACGCGGCCGGGCTGGCGGAGGTCGCCGCCGACCTGCGCCCGGTGTTCGGCACAGCATCCGGCACAGCGCCCGGCCCAGCGTCCGGCCCGACGTCCGGCCCGACGTCCGGGACGGCGTCCGGTGATGGCGTCGGCATCCGGGCCGCCTCGGCGCGGCTCAACGACCTGCTGGTGCGCCACGGGGCGGTGCCCCACCTGCACGACGGCGCGGAGCGTTCGCCGGTGCTCGCCTTCCACCGGCCCGGCGCGACGCTCCTCGACGCCTGGGCGGCCGACATGGGCACGGCGCTCGCCATGGTCATCGGCGTCGGCCAGGCCGCCCGGCTCGGCGCCTGCCAGGCCGGGCGGTGCTCCCTGGTGTTCTTCGACTCCACCCGCAACGCCTCGCGCCGCTTCTGCGACCTGTCGTGCCAGAACCGCGCCAAGGCCAGCGCCTACCGGGCCCGGCAGCGCTCCTGA
- a CDS encoding phosphotransferase, protein MGLEEELAGIAAAYGGTGAPVLHPTRTDVVVLRRGEVVVKAHSARDDAGELRVRLRAAASPAVSAVMLAPLDPEVLTVGGRAVTVWPAGRPVRQDDLDDAPWEEGARLLAALHAVPLTLLPALPAAGGPARAARAVERMGGDGPVEALIRRAFKGLPAPVPAPALLTHGDWHLGQLVRRDRWLLIDVDDLGVGDPAWDLARPAAWYAAGLLEPAVWERFLGAYLGAGGPALGSGADPWSRLDVPARALTVQLAAVAVVNAEREGRELDEVEHSLVESCNRIVRA, encoded by the coding sequence GTGGGTCTTGAGGAGGAGCTGGCGGGGATAGCGGCCGCCTACGGCGGCACGGGCGCGCCCGTGTTGCATCCGACGCGCACCGACGTCGTGGTGCTGCGCAGGGGCGAGGTGGTGGTCAAGGCCCACTCGGCCCGCGACGACGCGGGCGAGCTGCGGGTCCGGTTACGCGCCGCCGCCTCTCCCGCGGTGAGCGCCGTCATGCTGGCCCCGCTCGACCCCGAGGTGCTGACGGTCGGGGGCCGCGCGGTCACGGTCTGGCCCGCCGGGCGGCCGGTCCGGCAGGACGACCTCGACGACGCGCCCTGGGAGGAGGGGGCGCGGCTGCTGGCCGCGCTGCACGCCGTCCCGCTCACGCTGCTGCCCGCCCTGCCGGCCGCCGGGGGCCCGGCGCGGGCCGCCCGCGCGGTCGAGCGGATGGGCGGCGACGGGCCGGTGGAGGCGCTGATCCGGCGGGCGTTCAAGGGGCTGCCCGCGCCGGTGCCGGCGCCCGCGCTGCTCACGCACGGCGACTGGCACCTGGGGCAGCTCGTGCGCCGCGACCGGTGGCTGCTGATCGACGTGGACGACCTGGGCGTCGGCGACCCGGCGTGGGACCTCGCCCGCCCGGCCGCCTGGTACGCCGCCGGGCTGCTGGAGCCGGCCGTGTGGGAGCGGTTCCTGGGGGCCTACCTGGGGGCGGGCGGGCCGGCGCTGGGCAGCGGCGCCGACCCGTGGTCGCGGCTGGACGTCCCGGCGCGGGCGCTCACCGTCCAGCTGGCCGCCGTGGCCGTGGTCAACGCCGAGCGGGAGGGCCGGGAACTCGACGAGGTCGAACATTCGTTGGTCGAGTCGTGCAACCGAATCGTCAGAGCGTAG
- a CDS encoding methyltransferase: MTDERAPRVQDVLDAFTMYSVLQAAVRLSVPDLLAAGPRTVSGLADGVAAATEHGRPDERLLARLLRALHHLRLVERDESGRYSLTEEGALLTTGRPDSLAPQTLIWGEELWRESAHLLHRTIATGEAAALGSLGHASPYAYLQARPAAARLFQRLMRGVTVTVARALTEEPLPPGRVADIGGGTGALLTTLAAAHPGLRATLFELPEVAAQALETLGQETGIEVVAGDMFTDPLPQAGLYVLSNVLHNYDDARVAALLARVADAMAPGGLLWIVDGVLEDDPVRSTTASAALDVMMLTLFAGGQERTIGELGELLAGAGLAVVRTRPLPHGRHLVVARPA; this comes from the coding sequence ATGACCGACGAGCGGGCGCCGCGCGTGCAGGACGTGCTGGACGCGTTCACGATGTACTCGGTGCTCCAGGCCGCGGTCCGCCTGTCGGTGCCCGACCTGCTGGCCGCCGGGCCGCGCACGGTGTCCGGGCTGGCCGACGGCGTGGCCGCCGCGACCGAGCACGGCCGGCCCGACGAGCGGCTGCTGGCCCGCCTGTTACGCGCCCTGCACCACCTGCGGCTGGTCGAGCGCGACGAGTCGGGCCGCTACTCGCTCACCGAGGAGGGCGCGCTGCTGACCACCGGCCGCCCCGACTCCCTGGCGCCGCAGACGCTGATCTGGGGCGAGGAGCTGTGGCGCGAGTCGGCCCACCTGCTGCACCGCACGATCGCGACCGGGGAGGCGGCCGCGCTCGGCTCGCTCGGCCACGCCTCGCCGTACGCCTACCTCCAGGCCCGGCCCGCGGCCGCCCGGCTGTTCCAGCGGCTCATGCGGGGCGTCACCGTCACGGTCGCCCGCGCCCTCACCGAGGAGCCGCTGCCGCCGGGCCGCGTCGCCGACATCGGCGGCGGCACCGGCGCGCTGCTGACCACCCTCGCCGCCGCGCACCCGGGCCTGCGGGCCACCCTGTTCGAGCTGCCCGAGGTGGCCGCCCAGGCGCTCGAGACGCTCGGCCAGGAGACGGGGATAGAGGTGGTGGCCGGCGACATGTTCACCGACCCGCTGCCGCAGGCCGGGCTGTACGTGCTCAGCAACGTGCTGCACAACTACGACGACGCGCGGGTGGCGGCGCTGCTGGCCCGGGTCGCGGACGCGATGGCGCCCGGCGGCCTGCTGTGGATCGTGGACGGCGTCCTGGAGGACGACCCGGTCCGCTCGACGACCGCGAGCGCGGCGCTGGACGTCATGATGCTCACGCTCTTCGCCGGCGGGCAGGAACGCACGATCGGGGAGCTGGGGGAGCTGCTGGCCGGCGCCGGGCTCGCCGTCGTCCGGACCCGCCCGCTGCCGCACGGCCGGCACCTGGTGGTCGCCCGCCCGGCCTGA
- a CDS encoding AMP-dependent synthetase/ligase, with protein sequence MSSIPALLRDRITATPDAEAYRVPAGDGWRSLTWREVGERVRELALGLAALGAGPGSRVSILCSTRLEWILTDLAVLATGAATTTIYPSNTAAEAAFVITDSGSTIVVAEDDDQVAKLRSVQKELPDVTQVIVVDGSPSDDGWVMRLDAVTAAEGDYDAMVDAIGQDDLATLIYTSGTTGRPKGVELTHDNWLYAAGAVRRIDLLSPADLHFLWLPLSHSFGKLLEVVMIDIGVATAIDGRLDRIAENLGAVRPTIMAAAPRIFEKIHNTVVATVRREGGVKARIFSWARATGIRVSRARQRGVRLPATTRAEYALADRLVFAKLRERFGGRVRYFISGAAPLNTEIAEFFDAAGLTILEGYGLTESSAGSFLNRPGSVRFGTVGPPLPGTEVRIADDGEILIGGRGVMRGYHGLPEETAAALEDGWLHTGDIGELDEAGRLRITDRKKELIKTSGGKYVAPTYLEGRIKAACPYVSHVFVHGDRRNFVTALVTLDMEVAGPWAQAESLPADPHALRGHPRMREEIQKAIDQVNADEASYATVKKFAILAEDFAVETGELTASLKIRRKVVEERHGGTLDSFYDG encoded by the coding sequence ATGTCGAGCATTCCCGCCTTGTTACGCGACCGGATCACGGCCACCCCCGACGCGGAGGCCTACCGCGTGCCCGCCGGCGACGGCTGGCGGTCGCTGACCTGGCGGGAGGTGGGCGAGCGGGTCCGCGAGCTGGCCCTCGGCCTCGCGGCGCTGGGGGCCGGGCCGGGCAGCCGGGTGTCGATCCTGTGCTCCACGCGGCTGGAGTGGATCCTCACCGACCTCGCCGTGCTGGCCACCGGCGCGGCCACGACCACCATCTACCCGTCCAACACGGCGGCCGAGGCGGCCTTCGTCATCACCGACTCCGGCAGCACGATCGTCGTGGCCGAGGACGACGACCAGGTGGCCAAGCTGCGCTCGGTCCAGAAGGAGCTGCCGGACGTCACGCAGGTGATCGTGGTGGACGGCTCACCCAGCGACGACGGCTGGGTGATGCGGCTCGACGCGGTGACGGCCGCCGAGGGCGACTACGACGCCATGGTCGACGCCATCGGCCAGGACGACCTGGCCACCCTCATCTACACCTCCGGCACCACGGGCCGCCCCAAGGGCGTGGAGCTGACCCACGACAACTGGCTGTACGCCGCCGGCGCGGTGCGCCGCATCGACCTCCTCTCCCCCGCCGACCTGCACTTCCTGTGGCTGCCGCTGTCGCACTCGTTCGGCAAGCTGCTGGAGGTCGTGATGATCGACATCGGCGTGGCGACGGCGATCGACGGCCGGCTCGACAGGATCGCCGAGAACCTGGGCGCGGTGCGGCCCACCATCATGGCCGCCGCGCCGCGCATCTTCGAGAAGATCCACAACACCGTGGTCGCCACCGTGCGGCGCGAGGGCGGCGTCAAGGCGCGGATCTTCTCCTGGGCGCGGGCGACCGGCATCAGGGTGAGCCGGGCCCGGCAGCGCGGCGTCCGCCTGCCGGCCACCACCCGGGCCGAGTACGCCCTGGCCGACCGCCTGGTCTTCGCCAAGCTCAGGGAGCGCTTCGGCGGTCGCGTGCGGTACTTCATCTCGGGCGCGGCCCCGCTCAACACCGAGATCGCCGAGTTCTTCGACGCGGCCGGCCTGACGATCCTCGAGGGCTACGGGCTGACCGAGTCGTCGGCGGGCAGCTTCCTCAACCGTCCCGGGTCGGTGCGCTTCGGCACGGTCGGCCCGCCGCTGCCCGGCACCGAGGTGCGCATCGCGGACGACGGCGAGATCCTCATCGGCGGACGCGGCGTCATGCGCGGCTACCACGGCCTGCCCGAGGAGACGGCGGCGGCGCTGGAGGACGGCTGGCTGCACACCGGCGACATCGGCGAGCTGGACGAGGCCGGCCGGCTGCGCATCACCGACCGCAAGAAGGAGCTGATCAAGACCTCCGGCGGCAAGTACGTCGCGCCGACCTACCTGGAGGGCCGGATCAAGGCGGCCTGCCCGTACGTGTCGCACGTGTTCGTGCACGGCGACCGGCGCAACTTCGTCACCGCCCTGGTGACGCTCGACATGGAGGTGGCCGGGCCGTGGGCGCAGGCCGAGTCGCTGCCCGCCGACCCCCACGCGCTGCGCGGCCATCCGCGCATGCGCGAGGAGATCCAGAAGGCGATCGACCAGGTCAACGCCGACGAGGCCAGCTACGCGACGGTCAAGAAGTTCGCGATCCTGGCCGAGGACTTCGCCGTGGAGACGGGCGAGCTGACGGCCAGCCTCAAGATCCGCCGCAAGGTCGTCGAGGAGCGCCACGGCGGCACCCTCGACTCCTTCTACGACGGCTGA
- a CDS encoding TIGR03619 family F420-dependent LLM class oxidoreductase produces MRIGFAVPQSGPWATPENMRRVATRAEQLGYHDLWTFQRLLYPVGHEMGPTYRSVHDPVVTLAHLSAVTHRVGLCVAVINAYVQPVVLAKQLATLQTLSGGRLTAGIGLGWLPEEFEAAGTAFERRGRRGEEFVEVLRKAWRDDPVEHAGRFYRVPAAHVDPKPVPGPPPILLGGTAEVALRRAARLADGWVSSSREDLTAIAGRVELIKAELAASGREASGFRFVCRGVTQVRDKPGERPLTGPYDKIRADLESLAAAGVTDVFHDLNFDREFVTLDPGEAMRRAEEALEALAPRR; encoded by the coding sequence ATGAGAATCGGTTTCGCCGTCCCCCAGTCCGGCCCCTGGGCCACGCCCGAGAACATGCGCCGCGTCGCCACCCGGGCCGAGCAGCTCGGCTACCACGACCTCTGGACGTTCCAGCGCCTGCTCTACCCCGTGGGGCACGAGATGGGGCCGACCTACCGCAGCGTGCACGACCCCGTGGTGACGCTGGCCCACCTGTCGGCCGTGACGCACCGCGTCGGGCTCTGCGTCGCGGTGATCAACGCGTACGTGCAGCCGGTGGTGCTGGCCAAGCAGCTCGCCACGTTGCAGACGCTCTCCGGCGGCCGGCTCACGGCGGGCATCGGGCTCGGCTGGCTGCCGGAGGAGTTCGAGGCGGCCGGCACCGCCTTCGAGCGGCGCGGGCGGCGCGGCGAGGAGTTCGTCGAGGTGTTGCGCAAGGCGTGGCGCGACGACCCGGTGGAGCACGCGGGCCGCTTCTACCGCGTCCCGGCCGCGCACGTGGACCCCAAGCCGGTGCCGGGGCCGCCGCCGATCCTGCTCGGCGGCACCGCCGAGGTCGCGCTGCGCAGGGCGGCCCGGCTGGCCGACGGCTGGGTCAGCTCCAGCAGGGAGGACCTGACGGCGATCGCCGGGCGGGTGGAGCTGATCAAGGCGGAGCTGGCCGCGTCGGGGCGGGAGGCGAGCGGGTTCCGGTTCGTCTGCAGGGGCGTCACGCAGGTGCGCGACAAGCCCGGCGAGCGGCCGCTGACCGGCCCGTACGACAAGATCAGGGCGGACCTGGAGTCGCTGGCCGCGGCCGGGGTCACCGACGTCTTCCACGACCTCAACTTCGACCGCGAGTTCGTCACCCTGGACCCGGGCGAGGCCATGCGCCGCGCCGAGGAGGCCCTGGAGGCGCTGGCCCCGCGGCGCTGA
- a CDS encoding serine hydrolase domain-containing protein, protein MDGLAAILAGVVPRVCPAAVAMIAVAGEVAATAAAGELVRYADATGALAAVRPPALPGSIFDLASVSKLFTTAVLLSLAEEGRLGLDEPAAAWLPGLDARITPRRLLTHTAGLPPTRRIDLELPAASAAERLAAMTATPITHPVGGPYLYSDVGMVLAGRIAELAGGAPLDALVRDRVTAVLGLPDTGYRPRDPGRVAATEWKAERPGPGCVRGEVHDETAYALGGVAGHAGLFATAADLLAFGETLRRGGGPVLRPESVAEMTRDQGATGAPFRHGLGVRLGDPAIAGPFTGSYGHSGFTGTSLVVDPGRRLTVVLLTNAVHPVRGRDGIRDLRHAVAAEALRLSATG, encoded by the coding sequence ATGGACGGGCTTGCGGCGATCCTCGCGGGGGTGGTGCCGCGGGTCTGCCCGGCCGCGGTGGCGATGATCGCCGTGGCCGGCGAGGTCGCCGCCACGGCCGCCGCGGGCGAGCTGGTGCGTTACGCCGATGCCACCGGCGCCCTGGCCGCGGTCCGGCCGCCCGCGCTCCCCGGCTCGATCTTCGACCTGGCCTCGGTCAGCAAGCTGTTCACCACGGCCGTGCTGCTCTCCCTGGCCGAGGAGGGCCGGCTCGGCCTGGACGAGCCGGCCGCCGCCTGGCTGCCCGGCCTCGACGCCCGCATCACGCCGCGCCGGCTGCTCACGCACACCGCGGGCCTGCCGCCCACCCGCCGCATCGACCTGGAGCTGCCGGCCGCGTCCGCCGCCGAGCGGCTGGCGGCGATGACGGCCACGCCGATCACGCACCCGGTGGGCGGCCCGTACCTCTACAGCGACGTCGGCATGGTACTGGCCGGCCGGATCGCCGAGCTGGCCGGGGGCGCGCCGCTCGACGCGCTGGTCCGCGACCGGGTGACCGCCGTGCTCGGCCTGCCCGACACCGGCTACCGCCCCCGGGACCCCGGCCGGGTGGCGGCCACCGAGTGGAAGGCCGAGCGGCCGGGGCCCGGCTGCGTGCGCGGCGAGGTGCACGACGAGACCGCGTACGCGCTGGGCGGCGTGGCCGGGCACGCGGGCCTGTTCGCCACCGCCGCCGACCTGCTGGCCTTCGGCGAGACGCTGCGCCGCGGCGGCGGGCCGGTGCTGCGGCCGGAGAGCGTGGCCGAGATGACCCGCGACCAGGGCGCGACCGGCGCGCCCTTCCGGCACGGGCTCGGGGTGCGGCTCGGCGACCCGGCCATCGCCGGGCCGTTCACGGGCTCGTACGGCCACTCGGGCTTCACCGGCACCTCGCTCGTCGTGGACCCCGGCCGCCGCCTCACGGTGGTGCTGCTGACCAACGCCGTGCACCCGGTGCGGGGCCGCGACGGCATCCGCGACCTCCGCCACGCGGTCGCCGCCGAGGCCCTGCGCCTGTCCGCGACCGGCTGA
- a CDS encoding acyltransferase family protein, producing MKTEAAGLPVVTTRIAAIDNLRVVLTALVVAHHAAVTYSHIPLWYYNEPAKDPSAVGLDILITVNQAFFMGFFFLISGFFTPGSYDRKGAGPFLRDRLIRLGIPLLAYLLLLRPLVELGIYAEHRDVPYWRFYLATWDPGPMWFVEVLIVLALAYAGWRALRAPLAARPAPLRLWQVALFTLGLAVVWSLWRIAVPTGTYVPVLGLPTPDFLPQYAAMFVLGCVAWRRGWFETLPRRAIPVAFTAAGVATLALLPLVTGGGPLAQPALSLWHAVFSVSVIIGLTVWFRERWNRQGPRGRFLSRNAYTVYITHPLVLVALGWALRGLAAPAAVKFAVMLVLALPLCWGLAALVRRLPGAGRVL from the coding sequence ATGAAGACAGAGGCCGCCGGCCTCCCCGTCGTCACCACCCGCATCGCCGCGATCGACAACCTGCGCGTCGTGCTCACCGCGCTGGTCGTCGCCCACCACGCCGCCGTCACCTACTCCCACATCCCGCTCTGGTACTACAACGAGCCGGCCAAGGACCCCTCCGCCGTCGGGCTCGACATCCTCATCACCGTCAACCAGGCGTTCTTCATGGGGTTCTTCTTCCTCATCTCGGGCTTCTTCACCCCAGGCTCCTACGACCGCAAGGGCGCGGGCCCGTTCCTGCGCGACCGGCTGATCCGGCTCGGCATCCCCCTGCTGGCCTACCTCCTGCTGCTGCGCCCGCTGGTCGAGCTCGGCATCTACGCCGAGCACCGCGACGTGCCGTACTGGCGGTTCTACCTCGCCACCTGGGACCCGGGGCCGATGTGGTTCGTCGAGGTGCTGATCGTCCTCGCGCTGGCGTACGCGGGATGGCGGGCGCTGCGGGCGCCGCTCGCCGCCCGCCCGGCCCCGCTGCGCCTCTGGCAGGTCGCGCTGTTCACGCTGGGGCTGGCCGTCGTCTGGTCCCTGTGGCGGATCGCGGTGCCGACCGGCACGTACGTGCCGGTGCTCGGCCTGCCGACGCCCGACTTCCTGCCGCAGTACGCGGCCATGTTCGTGCTCGGCTGCGTCGCCTGGCGGCGCGGCTGGTTCGAGACGCTGCCGAGGCGGGCGATCCCGGTCGCGTTCACCGCGGCCGGGGTCGCCACGCTCGCGCTGCTGCCGCTGGTGACCGGCGGCGGGCCGCTCGCCCAGCCGGCGCTCAGCCTGTGGCACGCCGTCTTCTCCGTCAGCGTGATCATCGGGCTCACGGTGTGGTTCAGGGAGCGGTGGAACCGGCAGGGGCCGCGCGGCCGGTTCCTGTCCCGCAACGCCTACACCGTCTACATCACCCACCCGCTCGTGCTCGTCGCCCTCGGCTGGGCGCTGCGCGGGCTGGCCGCGCCCGCCGCGGTCAAGTTCGCGGTCATGCTGGTGCTCGCGCTGCCCCTGTGCTGGGGGCTGGCCGCCCTCGTCCGGCGGCTGCCGGGCGCCGGGCGGGTGCTGTGA
- a CDS encoding TFIIB-type zinc ribbon-containing protein, producing MQCPKCRGNMRTYERNGVHIEQCDNCRGIFLDYGELETLTRMESQYHAAPPPPPAPGPAWGAPSHGGYHHGGHHRQRSWVGMLFST from the coding sequence ATGCAGTGCCCCAAGTGCCGCGGGAACATGCGGACCTACGAGCGCAACGGCGTCCACATCGAGCAGTGCGACAACTGCCGCGGGATCTTCCTCGACTACGGCGAGCTGGAGACGCTGACCCGGATGGAGTCGCAGTACCACGCGGCTCCCCCGCCCCCGCCCGCCCCCGGGCCGGCCTGGGGCGCCCCCTCGCACGGCGGCTACCACCACGGCGGCCACCACCGCCAGCGCAGCTGGGTGGGCATGCTGTTCTCCACCTGA
- a CDS encoding ABC-F family ATP-binding cassette domain-containing protein — protein sequence MSYFIVADRVSFSWPDGTRVLDGLDAAFPAGRTGLIGVNGSGKSTLLKIIARELTPHSGTVTVAGDVGYLPQNVPLAAARTVSDLLEISGKRAALHAVERGDTAEEHFAAIADDWDVEERARAELDRLGLGHVGLDRTVGTLSGGETVMVALAAQLLKRPGVLLLDEPTNNLDLDARERLYAAVSAWPGVLVVVSHDRALLELVDQVAELRDGVVRLYGGNLTAYEEQVAAEQEAALRTVRNAEGEVRRQHRDLVGSRARADRSVRIGKKAVANNKVPKIAAGALKRKAQVTAGKQRALHLEKLEQARDRLTEAEQAVRDEAEIRIELPGTEVPAGRTVLTLPLGQPPAPREPEEGGRPPLRMLEIRGPERIALLGPNGSGKTTLLKRIAAEGAHVPVGYLPQRLDLLDDALSIVDNVRALAPAAPVNVVRARLARFLFRGERAVQAVGTLSGGERFRATLAALLSAEPPPQLLLLDEPTNNLDLASVRRLSEALAAYRGALIVAGHDLPFLETLGITRWLRQDRERGLTEM from the coding sequence ATGTCTTATTTCATCGTCGCCGACCGCGTCAGCTTCTCCTGGCCGGACGGCACCCGGGTGCTCGACGGGCTCGACGCCGCCTTCCCGGCGGGCCGCACCGGCCTCATCGGGGTCAACGGGTCGGGCAAGTCCACCCTGCTGAAGATCATCGCCCGGGAGCTGACGCCGCACTCCGGCACGGTCACCGTCGCCGGCGACGTGGGGTACCTGCCCCAGAACGTGCCGCTCGCCGCCGCCCGCACCGTCTCCGACCTGCTGGAGATCAGCGGGAAGCGGGCCGCGCTGCACGCCGTCGAGCGCGGCGACACCGCCGAGGAGCACTTCGCCGCCATCGCCGACGACTGGGACGTCGAGGAGCGCGCCCGCGCCGAGCTGGACCGGCTCGGCCTCGGCCACGTCGGGCTGGACCGCACCGTCGGCACGCTGTCCGGCGGCGAGACCGTCATGGTCGCCCTCGCCGCCCAGCTCCTCAAGCGGCCCGGCGTGCTGCTGCTCGACGAGCCCACCAACAACCTCGACCTCGACGCGCGCGAGCGGCTCTACGCCGCCGTGTCGGCCTGGCCGGGGGTGCTCGTCGTGGTCAGCCACGACCGGGCGCTGCTGGAGCTCGTCGACCAGGTCGCCGAGCTGCGCGACGGCGTCGTGCGCCTGTACGGGGGCAACCTGACGGCCTACGAGGAGCAGGTCGCCGCCGAGCAGGAGGCCGCGCTGCGCACCGTGCGCAACGCCGAGGGCGAGGTGCGGCGCCAGCACCGCGACCTGGTCGGCTCCAGGGCGCGGGCCGACCGGAGCGTGCGCATCGGCAAGAAGGCCGTCGCCAACAACAAGGTGCCGAAGATCGCGGCGGGCGCCCTCAAGCGCAAGGCCCAGGTGACCGCGGGCAAGCAGCGCGCGCTGCACCTGGAGAAGCTGGAGCAGGCGCGCGACCGGCTCACCGAGGCCGAGCAGGCGGTACGGGACGAGGCGGAGATCCGGATCGAGCTGCCCGGCACCGAGGTGCCGGCCGGCCGCACGGTGCTCACGCTGCCGCTCGGCCAGCCCCCGGCCCCGCGCGAGCCGGAGGAGGGCGGCCGGCCGCCGCTGAGGATGCTGGAGATCCGCGGCCCCGAGCGGATCGCGCTGCTCGGGCCGAACGGCTCGGGCAAGACGACCCTGCTCAAGCGGATCGCCGCCGAGGGCGCCCACGTCCCGGTCGGCTACCTGCCGCAGCGGCTCGACCTGCTGGACGACGCGCTCAGCATCGTGGACAACGTCCGGGCGCTCGCGCCCGCGGCGCCGGTCAACGTGGTGCGGGCCCGGCTGGCGCGCTTCCTGTTCCGGGGCGAGCGGGCGGTCCAGGCGGTCGGCACGCTGTCGGGCGGCGAGCGGTTCCGCGCCACGCTGGCCGCGCTGCTGTCGGCCGAGCCGCCGCCGCAGCTCCTGCTGCTCGACGAGCCCACCAACAACCTCGACCTGGCCAGCGTCCGCCGCCTGTCGGAAGCGCTCGCGGCCTACCGGGGGGCGCTGATCGTGGCCGGTCACGACCTGCCGTTCCTGGAGACGCTCGGCATCACCAGGTGGCTGCGGCAGGACAGGGAGAGGGGGCTGACGGAGATGTGA